The DNA region CGTGCACATTACTTCATGCTTCACGTGCATTATCGTACGGGTCATCTTCATCGTCAGtatcatcaccatcttcttcagcaTCGCCAACACCAACGATGTGCACCATCAAAGCTTTAAAAAAAACGGAAGTTTTAATTTTGATCTCAAAGAATcgtctgctctgataccatgaaaagtagaatataatatgatatattattgtgttgtgatcaatatgagaatacaatccatatatataatgctaacattaacataatgttgaCACTAGATAATGTTAACTTTCCTAATACTTAATGGAAATATGCTAAGAATATCTGAGGTTAACTTGCTCTTCAAATCTTTACTTTTAGTTTTGAGGGTCTTCATGGTTTCACGGGCTTCGCAgtcttggtccgtaagatacacatCTTCCGGTCCATCATATCTCTAGTatattgatgagaaacatcccacatcggaaatataagaattattctactactatataaagggttagggccaatccactaattgccaattggttttaagttggaagcccataattaacccgaatctaacatggtatcagagcgataaGATTCTTTGACCTAATTTACTACAACTACTACTACACCGGTGTTGGACCCTCTGTGGATGTTATTCCCACAATTGTCCACGCTTCAACCTAGATGTCTGAGCGTGAGGGAgggtattgatgagaaacatcccacatcgaaatataagaattattctactactatataaaaggttagggccaatccactaattgccaattggttttaagttggaagcccataataaCCCGAATCTAACACCAAGAGTTGAGAGACTTACCAGGCATACACTCTAGGTAACTGTGTATACATTAGTCTGTTGCTTGCAATTGCATGTTTagaagaatataaattttatgatgTTACCTATCAAATCCAACACCACAACAAAAAAAGTTGGACTAATCTGGATGATATAACTACGAATAGGATTCACAAAATGTGAGGCAATTTTaccaaaatgtttttttcttatcttcAGTATACATTACTGTTTTTACAAACAGTTCActctataataattaattattaactaCTTTCCATTTTCCCAGTCCATAATGAAACAATAATAAGTTTGTTTCAAAAAATGGagtgtttttattcttttattattcTGTTTTTACATTCCAAAATAAATGAATTCGAAGTAAAACTCAGCTCTATCATAGATTAtctctatttttaatataaagacAGAATTCTACATTGGAGATGTTTGAATCCCGAAAATTAAGAAcgtatatgttttaaaaaataacattaaagtAAGAAAATTGTACCTTATAACcgaaaaaaacaattaagaaaataattaaaaccccattccctctctttctttcttttccatcTTTCTCTACCatcattttagaaaattaattttggttatttatattattctcTCTTAAAAAGTATAAACAAAAACTGATTGACGAAAATAAATATACTCCCATTGTTTCatattaaatcattttaaacttatgcacataaattaagaaattatttgattttgcatattttctatataaaaactaataagacaACACAATCATATCTATCTATATTTGTTAAGTGTATAATATGTATTAactctttttccttctcctCCACTTTTGTATCTCCTAATATATGTGTACATAACTCATAACTGATAAAATATAACATTCATATATTTACTAGATTTTtaacccgcccttaaaaagggcgggtatattttttgttggaaaatttattttacgtaataaaaattatgatttttgataaattatatattttaaatttttatgaaatttatctgaaatttaattatataactattttgttattttagatATGACAAAGTTATAGAAGActttaaataattctaacctgtaatatgattttatttatttaactcgAAGTTAGACttattttaaactgattttttgttaacttaaataaatattttatatcttcaacactctctatattgaaaaattcatttgtgtatttcaaaacattttctatattaaatttattttatgtgatttagtttttattttaaatgaaactaatttttttagAGAGTTGAGATATATTTAGACCCGTACTATGATTTTCTTGATTTagtcatttgttatttcaatttgattttattttgagatttcatttaaaaaatgttttcaaataattaataacttgAAAGATTTTTTAGAAAGATATGATGCAAACgcttaggaaacaaaattttcaaaaaagataagaactgaattatattaaactataatcacaccctaaaccctaaactataggttcttattttatttaatttaacaaaaaatcagtttaaaataaGTCTAACTtcgggttaaataaataaaatcatattacgggttagaattatttagagtcttctaagatttattcatatttaaaataacaaaaataattcatataattaaatttcagataaatttcataaaaattttaaaatatataatttatcaaaaaatcataattttcattACGTAAAANNNNNNNNNNNNNNNNNNNNNNNNNNNNNNNNNNNNNNNNNNNNNNNNNNNNNNNNNNNNNNNNNNNNNNNNNNNNNNNNNNNNNNNNNNNNNNNNNNNNaggaaacaaaattttcaaaaaagataagaactgaattatattaaactataatcacaccctaaaccctaaactataggttcttattttatttaatttaacaaaaaatcagtttaaaataaGTCTAACTtcgggttaaataaataaaatcatattacgggttagaattatttagagtcttctaagatttattcatatttaaaataacaaaaataattcatataattaaatttcagataaatttcataaaaatttaaaatatataatttatcaaaaaatcataattttcattacgtaaaataattttccaacaaaaaatatacccgctatttttaaaggcgggtcaaaatttagtatattttaaatgggttactaaatataatcaaaaatttCAAGCCCATTGATCCGAAAGTTTCAAAACCATTTCGTTTTAATATTTCATTGAACAAAAATATTGGGCtgtcaatttattttaaactctATTGAGCTTTTAAGTGGCTGAAATTCCCTTTTAATTACACGATTtcatttaaaaaggaaagtaaatgagatgttttgtaataacataaaaatttcAGGGATAGATTCACAAACATGcttctactttaatagtatagatggtaCGAGAGCAACCTAAAAAcctatttttcttcttcaaagtttGTATGCTGCCATATATGCATAAAACAATTTTCACGAAACCATAATTTCAAAACACCCCGGATTTTCTCAACATCAACATGGCTAATGTTTCAAAACTCACAGCCACCAACTACCTAATGTGGAGCCTTCAAATCAGAGTCTCACTTGATGGCTATAGCTTGGTTGGTCACCTTAATGGATCAACGCTTGTCCCTGATCAGACTCTTACTATCAATAAAGAGGTCTCTGTTAACCCCGCATATACCATCTGGAAGCATCAATATCAATTGATCTACAGCGCTCTCATGGCCGCTCTCTCTGTCACTGCCCAACCAATTGTCTCTCGTGAAACAACTACCGGTCAAGTCTGGACAACACTCTCATCGATCTATGCTAAACCAAGTAGAGGTCATATTAAACAGCTTAAAACCCAGCTCAAGAACTGGAATAAAGAAGCCAAGTCAATTGATGTTTATCTCCACGAGCATATCACTCGCATGGATCAGCTGGCTATCTTAGGGAAGGGTGTTGATCATGAAGACCGAATTGATTACATCCTTGAAGGTCTCCCTGAAGACTAAAGACTGTTGTTGATCAGATCGAAGGACATGACACACCACCAACGATCACATAGCTTCATGAAAAGTTGTTGAATCATGAAGCCAAGTTACTTGCTACAACTGAAGTCATCTTTGCCAACACTCCGGTCACTACCAATGTTGCTCAGCAGTGAGTCAACAAAAACTATCAGAACCGCCAGCAGACCAGCAATAACTATCAGCACAAAAACAATAATTACCAGCCAAGAGGAGATAGCCGAACTCAGAAACCATACCTTTGAAGGTGCCAAATATGAGGTGTTCAGGGTCATTCAGCCAAGCGATGCTCCCAGCTTCTCTCATATCAGTCCACCAATCCACATCAAGCTAATCCTTTTAGGCCATATCTGCCACGCTTCAACTTCGCTTCAGGATCATCCTACTCCCAGGAGGCTTGGCTGCTTTACAGTGGTGTCACACACCATCTCACCTCTGATCTTCAGAACCTGCCATTGCATCAACCATATCAGGGAAATGATGATGTGATGATAGCTGATGGTACAGGTCTCTCAATTTCACACATCGGTTCCACTCTCTTACCCTCAAACACTAAAGCTTTAGCACTACATAAAGTTATATGTGTTTCCTATATCCACAAGAATCTAATTTCCGTATATCGATTATTTAATTCTAACCAAGTTTTCTGTGAAATTTTTCCCCACCTCctttcaggtgaaggatctcagcACGGAGGTCCCATTACTCCAAGGAAGAACTAAAGATGAGCGCTGTGAATGGCTGATCTCACCCTCTCAACCCACAGCCATGCTTACCTATCCAAGTCCTAAAGCCACTCTATCTTCTTGGCATTCTAGACTGGGACAtccatttttatctattttaaaaactgTTGTTTCTCAATACAATTTTCCTATTTCGTCTATCAATAAAAATCTAATGCTTTGTTCTCATTGCCTCACCACAAAATCCATAAATCACCTTTCTCTAAATCCAGTTTTACTTCAAACCGACTCTTACAACTTATGTTCAGTGATGTATGGACAAGTCTTATCCTTTCCAAAGACAATTTCAAGTATTATCTTGTGATTGTAGACCACTACACTCGGTATACCTGAATGTATCCAGTTAAAAAAATCTCAGGTTAAAGAACTCTTCACTGCGTTCAAAAGACTTGTCGAGAAACAGTTTCAGCAACAAATAACAACATTATTTATAGACAATGGAGGAGAGTTTTGGCATTGAAGCCTTACATCTCAGAACATGGTATCTCGTACCTCACTTCTCCTCTGCATACTCCAGAGCACAATGGACTGGCAGAGAGAAAGCATCGCCATATTGTTGAAACTGGTCTCATGATGCTTCGACAGCCTCGATGCCGCAGGTGTATTGGCCATTCGCCTTTGCTGCAGCAGTTTATAGAATCAACAGGCTGCCAACACCAGTTCTCGAACTACAGTCTCCTTTTGAAAAATTGTTCGGCGCCAAAACCAATCTTGATCGACTCAGAGTCTTTGGCTGCTCTTGCTACCCTTGGCTTAGACCCTATAACCGACACAAGCTGGATGATCGATCCCAACAGTGTGTTTTTCTGGGTTATTCTCTTACGCAGAGCCCTTATTACTGTCTTGATAAGGCTAATGTTCACATCTACACATTTAGACACGTCCAATTTGATGAGGCGACATACAGACTCGAGCTCACTCACTATTCCGCTACTCACCCCNNNNNNNNNNNNNNNNNNNNNNNNNNNNNNNNNNNNNNNNNNNNNNNNNNNNNNNNNNNNNNNNNNNNNNNNNNNNNNNNNNNNNNNNNNNNNNNNNNNNCCCTCTATGCTTGGATCTTTACCTACACCCTCAAGTTCCCTCAACAACTCTGACGCCGAACTCTCAGGTATTGCCTTTTATCTCTACATCGCCGTCGTCTTCTTCTCCTCTAACTCTGAACCCACTGCTCCAAATGAAAATTAACCGCAACCAACAGCTCAGCTAAACCCACTTCAAAATATACTTACCCAAAACCCACTTCTAAATTTACCAACCCAAGTCTAGATACGCACGGGCCCGAACACTGCTCTCTTAACCAAAACAACATCTCAGCCCACAACTACATCCCCTTCACCACAAATACAAAATCCAAACCTTCCGATGTCTTCCGCCATAAACACCGATACCTCACCTCCAAATAACATTCATCGGATGCAAACTCGTTCCAAAAATAATATCACCAAACCGATAAAGAAACTTACCCTCATTGCAGCTCTCTTGAAATCCCCATCTACTGAACCACAAACCATTCAACAGGCTCTCAAATATGAACGTTGGCGACAAGATGCGTCAACAGAGTTTGGTGCTATCATTCAGAACAAAACATGGGACTTGGTTCCACATAATCTAGTTACTTTtgttaaaaatcatttattttgcatatttttatataaaaacatcattaccaatacacacactcatatttcaaccaatagaaaaatacacCGAAGATTAAAAATAGTAAATTCTACATAGAAAGACTAAAACAAcatttattttgcaacgaaaaaaaatttctacatcgacacttaatatgaaacggagagagtataaCCAAAAATTAATTCAGTCAATCATAAAATATAGAACATCATTAATCACATAGTTTTCAGTAAGACTAAATTtgatatcaaaatattaaaacattggTATTTGGAAATATCAAAAAATCTTTagaatatctatactattaaagcagatgcCTGCTTATGAATCTGTTCCTGAAATTtataagtaattacaaaaattgcTTGTTGTACCTTTTTACTAGCATTATTTacaaccaatcaaaagtcattattttacaattacattacaaagtatttaatataattcagttcttagttttttggaaattttgtgccataaatgtttgcaccatatctttccaaaaaatctttcacattattagttatttgaaagaatttattaaatgaaacctcaaaataaaatcgagttgaaacaacaaatgattaaatcaaaaaaatcataatacgggtctgaattatctcatctccttaaaaatagttttatttaaaataataactaaatcacaaaactaaatttatcaaattatagaaaatgttttgaaaggcacaaatgaatttttcaatgcAAAGAGTGttgaagttataaaatattttatttaaataaaaaaagcagtgtaaaataagtttaacttggtgtttaataaataaaatcatattacatgttataattatttagagtcttctaaaatttaatcgtatttaaaatatttaaagtaacaaaaataagttatataattataattaagataaatttcataaaatttaaaatatataatttatcaaaaattataacttttattacataaaatattttttccaacaaaaaatgtACCCGCCATTTTCAAGGGCGAATAAAACTCTTgttatctattttaaaacagaaaaagtaTATTAATGTAAACAGGGAGGAATCTATTGATTGCGAACTTGTTGAAGAGATTGTCAAACACGtgtatgaaaaaatatttcCCACGCAACAAATTGGAATTAACTCGAGGCTGCTGGAGATAAAACATTTGCTTTGCAAGCAACCTTGGGGCATCCGTCGCATAGGAATCTGGGGTATGCCTGGCATAGGCAAAACGACACTTGCTAAAGCCTTCTTTGACCAAGTCTCTGGAAGCTATGAAGTTTCTTGTTTCATCAAACACTTTGACAAAGCTTTCCACGAGAAGGGATTGTACCGTTTGTGGGATGAACATTTTGGCAAAATTCTTAAGGAAATTCCTCGTGTATGCAGTAGCATTACAAGACCTAGTCTCCCTTGTGAGAAAATAAGCAAGAAGAGAACTCTTGTTGTTCTTGATGACGTGCAAAATCCTTTAGTAGCCGAGTCTTTCCTTAGAGGGTTTCATTGGTTTGGCCCAGGAAGCCTAATCATCATAACCTCCAGAGATAAAAGAGTTTTCCGCCTTTGTCAGATTAGTCACGTGTATGAAGTTAAGAGCTTAAATGAGAATGAGGCTCTGCAGATGATCTCTCGGTGTGCATTCGGAGAAGatataaaagaacaaaatcGCCCGGAACTGGAACTATCAAAGAGAGTGAATGACTATGCTAATGGAAATCCATTAGCCCTCAGCTTTTACGGCAGCGAGCTTAAAGGAAAGAATCTGTCAGAAATGAAGACCACATTCCTTAACTTCGAGCTACAAACTCCAAATATGTTTCAGGATTTACTTAACAGCAGCTACGAAACACTTAATGACAACGAGAAGGAAATTTTTCTGGACATTGCTTGTTTCTTCAAGGGAAATGATGTTGAGTATGTGAAGCAACTGCTTGATGGGTGTGGTATGTTTCCACATGTTGGGATTGATGTTCTTATGGAGAAGTGTCTGGTGACTCTTTCAAAAAACAGAGTTGAAATGCATAGAATTGTCCAAAACTTTGGCAGAGAACTAAACAACAGAGAAACAATAGGGAACGAGAGGGGTCGCAGGCTGTGGGAACCTTCTACCATCAAATTTCTACTTGAAGCAAATGGACAACATCCCGAAGAAACCAGTAAAAGAGCTCTGGTATGACATATTCTGATATTTTTCTTACAATTGGATGTGAAAGAACTTCTTGATTTATCTGCGTGGCTTATTATTTCAGGTCACGGAAGACATCAAAGCCATATCTCTGCATTCAGCGGATTTGCGCTTTGATGTGAAACCCACTGCTTTTGTAAATATGCTTAACCTTAGATTCCTGAAGATTTATTATTTCAATGATGAAAGCATTTCTGGACTCCGCCTTCCAGAAGGACTCGACTCTCTGCCTGATGGGCTAAGACTCCTCCACTGGGAGAAGTATCCTTTGCAGTCCTTGCCACAAGATTTTGACACATGCCACCTTGTTCAACTCAATATGCCTTACAGTCAGCTTCAGAAACTTTGGAGAGGAACCAAGGTAACCAAACTCCTATCCACTCTCCTACAcctttttttctcaaatttatactaatatatcattttctttacAGAATCTCGATATGCTGAAGATGGCGAGGCTATGCCACTCCCTGCAGCTGACTGAAATTGATGATATATGTAAAGCTCAAAACATCGAGTTAATAGATCTTGAAGGTTGTACAAAACTTCAAAGTTTTCCAGCGACGGATCAGTTACAGCATCTCCGAGTTGTAAACCTCTCAGGTTGCAGTGTGATCAAAAATTTCCCATTGCTTTCACCAAATATTGAGGAACTTAATCTTCATGGAACTGCCATTAGAGAGTTACAAATATCCATTGGAAATGCCACCAATCTCAAGAAGTTATATCTTAGTGGATGTTCAAGTCTGACGCGGCTTCCCTCCTCGATTTGGCATGCATCTAATCTTGAAATACTGGACCTCAGTAATTGCTCAAGTCTTATGGAGCTTCCTTCTTCCATCAGAAATGATACTAGTCTTGAGAGTTTGAATTTGGAATACTGCTTAAGTTTGGGGGAACTCCCTTCGTCCATTGGAAATGCCACTAAACTTAAGAAATTGTGTCTTCGTGGATGTTCGGGTCTTGTGAAGCTCCCCTCTTCGATAGGGAATGCTATTAATCTTCAAGAGTTGAATCTTGAATATTGTTCAGGCATGGTGGAGCTCCCCTCATCGTTTGCAAATGCCACTAATCTTAAGAAATTATATCTTACTGGATGCTTAAGTTTGGATGAGCTCCCTTCGTCCATTAGGAATTCAACTAGTCTAATATCTATAGATCTCGATGATGAAAATAGCCTGCCTATTGTTACTGTTAGCGACAACTCAGGATCAAGGTGTATTGAGGTTAGGCATGCAAAGAGAGGGAAGTTCTACATCCTGGAGGGTGAACAAAAGGATGAACACTCAGTGTCCTTAACTTTTCGTCTTGTATATGAGAATGGTGAGTATTTCTGTTCGGCTCCTGTTTAGTGTCCGTTTTTTTCACATTGTGAAGCTtcatttatgtttcttattgcAGGATGTAAACTGATCATCTCTTGCttcaatttatgtttcttattgcAGGATGTAAACTGATCATCTCTTGTTTCTCTATCTATCAAACTAACGACACTGCTTATAAGGTGTCCAGGGAGATGACTGAGCTACTCGAGTTAACTGACCTTCACGTCACCTTTATAGCGGAACTGATTGATATATTACTTGTCAACTTGATACCCACCTGGAAAACCAGGGTTACAGTTGATCATATCATTCATCCACTACGGAATGATCGGAGTGAAGCTACGACTCAGACAGGAGAGGCAAGTGATT from Raphanus sativus cultivar WK10039 chromosome 8, ASM80110v3, whole genome shotgun sequence includes:
- the LOC108831052 gene encoding disease resistance protein RRS1B-like, which produces MSEQLRDLPGIHSREESIDCELVEEIVKHVYEKIFPTQQIGINSRLLEIKHLLCKQPWGIRRIGIWGMPGIGKTTLAKAFFDQVSGSYEVSCFIKHFDKAFHEKGLYRLWDEHFGKILKEIPRVCSSITRPSLPCEKISKKRTLVVLDDVQNPLVAESFLRGFHWFGPGSLIIITSRDKRVFRLCQISHVYEVKSLNENEALQMISRCAFGEDIKEQNRPELELSKRVNDYANGNPLALSFYGSELKGKNLSEMKTTFLNFELQTPNMFQDLLNSSYETLNDNEKEIFLDIACFFKGNDVEYVKQLLDGCGMFPHVGIDVLMEKCLVTLSKNRVEMHRIVQNFGRELNNRETIGNERGRRLWEPSTIKFLLEANGQHPEETSKRALVTEDIKAISLHSADLRFDVKPTAFVNMLNLRFLKIYYFNDESISGLRLPEGLDSLPDGLRLLHWEKYPLQSLPQDFDTCHLVQLNMPYSQLQKLWRGTKNLDMLKMARLCHSLQLTEIDDICKAQNIELIDLEGCTKLQSFPATDQLQHLRVVNLSGCSVIKNFPLLSPNIEELNLHGTAIRELQISIGNATNLKKLYLSGCSSLTRLPSSIWHASNLEILDLSNCSSLMELPSSIRNDTSLESLNLEYCLSLGELPSSIGNATKLKKLCLRGCSGLVKLPSSIGNAINLQELNLEYCSGMVELPSSFANATNLKKLYLTGCLSLDELPSSIRNSTSLISIDLDDENSLPIVTVSDNSGSRCIEVRHAKRGKFYILEGEQKDEHSVSLTFRLVYENGCKLIISCFSIYQTNDTAYKVSREMTELLELTDLHVTFIAELIDILLVNLIPTWKTRVTVDHIIHPLRNDRSEATTQTGEASDFRYYVPVSHSETSDSSEEGETEEKEGSSNHEANEQGRLEEEKRLRQELVVIEAEYLEEMKAITRKRKAIMETKKKLSLI